The following proteins come from a genomic window of Aequorivita marisscotiae:
- a CDS encoding ClpP family protease, translated as MKKTNKVQDKIDGKLLEERKVFLWGMVDDKSARHVVDRLMYLDALSHDEITFYINSPGGYVTSGFSIYDTIKQLKSPVSTICTGLAASMGSILLSAGEKGKRFIQPHARVMIHQPSGGARGVASDIEITAQEILKTKEISARILAENCGQKFEKVMKDFNRDHWMNAEESVEYGIVDEILK; from the coding sequence ATGAAAAAAACAAATAAAGTACAGGATAAAATAGATGGCAAATTATTAGAGGAACGCAAGGTTTTCCTTTGGGGAATGGTAGATGACAAAAGTGCACGCCACGTGGTGGATAGGTTAATGTATCTAGATGCACTGAGCCACGACGAAATTACATTTTACATAAACAGTCCGGGGGGTTATGTAACTTCCGGTTTTTCAATTTACGATACCATCAAGCAGCTAAAGAGTCCCGTTTCAACCATTTGCACTGGTTTGGCAGCTTCTATGGGTAGCATTTTGCTTTCGGCAGGCGAAAAGGGAAAACGGTTTATCCAGCCGCACGCACGCGTTATGATTCATCAGCCAAGCGGTGGTGCTAGAGGTGTAGCAAGCGATATAGAAATTACGGCTCAGGAAATTTTAAAAACCAAAGAAATTAGTGCTCGAATCTTGGCAGAAAACTGCGGACAAAAATTTGAAAAAGTAATGAAGGACTTTAACCGCGACCATTGGATGAATGCCGAAGAGTCTGTGGAGTATGGAATTGTGGATGAAATTTTAAAATAA
- the trxA gene encoding thioredoxin, which yields MALEITDATFEETVLKSDKPVLVDFWAAWCGPCRMVGPIIEEISKEYDGKAVVGKVDVDANQEFAAKYGVRNIPTVLVFQNGEVVGRQVGVAPKNVYAEAIDSLL from the coding sequence ATGGCATTAGAAATAACAGACGCAACATTTGAAGAAACGGTTTTAAAAAGCGATAAACCGGTATTGGTTGACTTTTGGGCAGCCTGGTGTGGCCCTTGCCGCATGGTAGGACCCATCATTGAAGAAATAAGCAAAGAATACGACGGTAAAGCCGTAGTAGGAAAAGTAGATGTAGATGCAAACCAAGAGTTTGCTGCTAAATATGGAGTACGTAATATACCAACGGTTTTGGTTTTCCAAAATGGTGAAGTAGTAGGCCGCCAAGTTGGCGTTGCTCCCAAAAATGTATATGCAGAAGCAATAGATTCGCTTTTGTAA
- a CDS encoding PAS domain-containing hybrid sensor histidine kinase/response regulator, protein MKIVSPKTAPVQDQSITKLNALNKRYADVFDYLLFSVSEIIDMPLCTITIFDEEEAFVIATTDNSIEKIGPFSAAIKANLKKKNKDIKLAPHTVTNFEVKFYESFPIIDSNDSVIGSLNIFDNKERVLTHSENNFLEKSVQQINRWVTSKENEQRLRKHDNLFQLSNDLIGIASFEGSFVKINPAFSKTLGWTNEKFMESPFSDFIHEDDKEETTIAMQNLALGKSVVNFTNRYKTKEGENKWIEWTSTPDLEAKLVFTIGRDVTEFVQREQLLKKSEQKYHKLFDNIQGILSIHDLDGNFIDVNDAGLAATGYSRKVMQKSTIFHLRDAQYHDEIKEYLKAIKKYGKASGEMSIVKKSGENAIWYFISTLDEDEAGNKQVLTNVIDITERKKLNNELKKAKEEAEEAFKAKSEFVANMSHEIRTPLNGIIGFTELALATKLDETQKQYLEIINQSGVSLYSIINDILDFSKMESNNMKLAIDRIEVEEIVSEAFNIVSYGINTKGLEMLLDIDHNIPHYIWADAMRLKQILVNLLGNALKFTEKGEIKLYVTILENYGEGKMRLRFGVSDTGIGIHKDKQQEIFNPFSQEDGSITKRFGGTGLGLSISNKLLALANSKLQLESEQGKGSNFYFDLDFRVEDEELENGLHDIKSVLIVDDNENNRKILKRMLEIKNIQVKEAESGLKALLVMLENPEFDVIIMDYHMPIMDGIETIQKIKGLKPSAQELPFIVLYSSSDDDKLQAACDELEVSSRLVKPIRMKQMYQTLSRIKNNEAAKAPVIEEKPTQPTICDLKILVAEDNDVNMHLTRLYLKSIVPNAIIVEATNGAEAVEKYKKEFPDFVLMDVQMPKMNGLEAARKIRAAEVQMEVPIIALTAGSLPGEKEKCLNAGMTDFLTKPLLKQSLSHMLSKWLGEKVTNGGGK, encoded by the coding sequence ATGAAAATAGTAAGCCCAAAAACCGCCCCAGTTCAAGATCAATCAATAACGAAGCTAAATGCGCTAAACAAGCGCTATGCCGATGTTTTTGATTATTTACTTTTTTCGGTTTCAGAAATAATTGATATGCCTTTATGCACCATCACTATCTTTGACGAAGAGGAAGCATTTGTTATTGCCACAACCGATAATTCCATCGAAAAAATAGGCCCATTTAGCGCCGCAATAAAAGCCAATTTAAAAAAGAAAAACAAAGATATAAAACTGGCACCTCATACCGTAACTAATTTTGAGGTGAAGTTTTACGAATCATTCCCCATTATAGACTCCAACGATTCCGTTATCGGAAGCTTAAATATCTTTGATAACAAAGAAAGAGTTTTAACTCATTCTGAGAATAACTTTCTCGAAAAATCGGTTCAGCAAATAAACAGATGGGTAACGAGTAAAGAAAATGAGCAGCGCTTAAGAAAGCACGACAATCTATTTCAGCTCTCAAATGATTTAATTGGAATTGCCTCTTTTGAAGGCAGCTTTGTAAAAATAAATCCTGCATTTTCCAAAACTTTGGGATGGACAAATGAAAAATTTATGGAATCTCCTTTTAGTGATTTTATTCACGAGGACGACAAGGAAGAAACTACTATTGCGATGCAGAATCTAGCTTTGGGTAAATCTGTTGTCAATTTCACCAATCGTTATAAAACAAAGGAAGGCGAAAATAAGTGGATAGAATGGACAAGTACTCCAGATTTGGAGGCAAAACTTGTATTTACCATTGGGCGCGATGTTACCGAATTTGTTCAACGAGAGCAGTTGCTTAAAAAAAGTGAACAAAAATATCACAAGCTATTTGATAATATACAAGGTATTTTAAGCATACACGATTTAGACGGTAACTTTATAGATGTAAACGACGCAGGTTTGGCAGCAACTGGATATTCCAGAAAGGTGATGCAAAAATCTACAATTTTTCATTTAAGAGATGCCCAATACCACGATGAAATTAAAGAGTATTTAAAAGCAATTAAAAAGTACGGAAAAGCTTCGGGCGAAATGTCTATTGTAAAAAAATCGGGCGAAAACGCCATCTGGTATTTTATAAGCACGCTCGATGAAGATGAAGCGGGTAACAAACAAGTTTTAACCAATGTTATAGATATTACCGAGCGAAAAAAATTAAACAACGAGTTAAAAAAAGCCAAAGAAGAAGCCGAAGAAGCTTTTAAAGCTAAGTCGGAATTTGTGGCAAACATGAGTCACGAAATCCGTACGCCTTTAAACGGAATTATTGGTTTTACAGAACTTGCATTAGCCACAAAACTAGATGAAACCCAAAAACAATATTTAGAAATCATCAATCAATCGGGTGTTTCATTATACAGTATAATTAACGATATTTTGGACTTTTCCAAAATGGAAAGCAACAATATGAAGTTGGCTATTGACAGAATTGAAGTGGAAGAAATAGTTTCAGAAGCCTTCAATATTGTTTCCTACGGTATAAATACCAAAGGGTTAGAGATGCTTTTAGATATAGACCATAACATACCGCACTATATTTGGGCAGACGCCATGCGTTTAAAACAAATATTAGTAAACCTTTTAGGCAACGCTCTAAAATTTACCGAGAAAGGGGAAATTAAACTGTACGTTACTATTTTAGAGAACTATGGCGAGGGCAAAATGCGACTGCGTTTTGGGGTAAGCGATACCGGGATTGGTATTCATAAGGACAAGCAGCAGGAAATTTTTAATCCATTCTCACAAGAAGACGGCAGCATAACCAAACGATTTGGCGGCACCGGATTGGGATTGTCTATTTCAAATAAACTATTGGCATTGGCAAATAGCAAGCTACAACTAGAGAGCGAACAAGGAAAAGGCAGTAACTTTTATTTCGATCTTGATTTTAGAGTAGAAGACGAAGAATTAGAAAATGGTCTTCATGATATAAAAAGTGTGCTTATTGTAGATGATAATGAAAACAACCGAAAAATCCTAAAGCGGATGTTGGAAATAAAAAACATTCAAGTAAAGGAGGCCGAAAGCGGTTTAAAAGCATTATTGGTAATGCTAGAGAATCCCGAATTTGATGTAATAATCATGGATTATCATATGCCTATAATGGACGGAATTGAAACCATCCAAAAAATTAAAGGATTAAAACCTTCGGCCCAAGAACTTCCTTTTATCGTGCTTTACAGCTCTTCTGACGACGACAAATTGCAAGCGGCTTGCGACGAGCTGGAAGTTTCGAGCAGGTTGGTTAAACCCATCCGTATGAAACAGATGTACCAAACACTTTCCAGAATTAAAAATAACGAAGCTGCCAAAGCCCCTGTTATAGAAGAAAAGCCCACGCAACCCACCATTTGCGATTTAAAAATTTTAGTAGCGGAAGATAATGATGTAAATATGCACCTAACGCGGCTATACTTAAAAAGCATTGTGCCCAATGCGATTATTGTTGAAGCTACAAATGGAGCAGAAGCCGTTGAAAAATACAAAAAGGAGTTTCCAGATTTCGTGCTTATGGATGTACAAATGCCAAAGATGAATGGCTTAGAGGCCGCCCGAAAAATCAGGGCCGCGGAAGTTCAAATGGAAGTTCCTATAATTGCCCTTACCGCAGGCAGTCTTCCTGGAGAAAAAGAAAAATGCCTTAATGCGGGAATGACCGATTTTTTAACAAAACCTCTTTTAAAACAAAGCCTGAGCCACATGTTGTCTAAATGGTTGGGAGAAAAAGTAACTAATGGTGGCGGAAAGTGA
- a CDS encoding DUF58 domain-containing protein gives MNIEKEINQITGFKNLELLAKQVVEGFISGLHKSPFHGFSAEFAEHKIYNNGESTKHIDWKLFAKTDKLYTKRYEEETNLRCHLIVDNSSSMHYPKLKQFNINSLNKIGFSVLASAAIMNLMKRQRDAVGLSVYSDEYEFYASEKGSERHHQMLLQKLNEALLTSQEKTQTKTYEHLHLIAEKLKRRSLVFLFSDMFQSDAEAEKLFEALQHLKYNKHEVILFHTFDKKKEVTFNFSNRPKRFVDVETGEYVNLYADNIKEQYAEAVQNYFTELQLRCAQYRIKYVLTDINENFNKILTTYLVERQKFG, from the coding sequence ATGAATATAGAAAAAGAAATAAACCAGATTACAGGTTTCAAAAACCTCGAGCTGCTTGCAAAACAAGTGGTGGAAGGCTTTATTTCGGGACTTCATAAAAGTCCGTTTCACGGGTTTTCTGCAGAATTTGCTGAACACAAAATTTATAACAATGGCGAGAGCACCAAACATATAGATTGGAAACTTTTTGCCAAAACCGATAAGCTTTATACCAAGCGTTACGAGGAAGAAACAAATCTGCGCTGCCATTTAATTGTAGATAATAGCAGCTCTATGCATTACCCTAAATTGAAACAGTTTAATATAAATTCCTTAAACAAGATTGGTTTTTCGGTACTGGCTTCAGCGGCAATTATGAACTTGATGAAGCGGCAGCGCGATGCTGTGGGCTTGAGTGTTTACAGCGACGAATATGAATTTTATGCTTCGGAAAAGGGCAGTGAGCGGCACCATCAAATGTTACTTCAAAAATTAAATGAAGCGCTGCTTACTTCTCAAGAAAAGACCCAAACTAAAACGTACGAGCACCTGCATTTAATTGCAGAAAAACTCAAACGACGGTCGCTGGTTTTTCTATTTTCCGATATGTTTCAAAGCGATGCCGAGGCTGAAAAGTTATTTGAAGCCCTACAACATTTAAAATACAACAAACACGAAGTAATACTTTTTCACACTTTCGATAAAAAGAAGGAAGTAACGTTTAATTTTAGTAACCGTCCCAAGCGTTTTGTAGATGTTGAAACAGGCGAATATGTAAACCTGTATGCAGATAATATTAAGGAACAATACGCCGAAGCGGTGCAAAATTACTTTACCGAATTGCAGTTGCGTTGCGCGCAATACCGAATTAAGTATGTATTAACCGATATAAACGAAAATTTCAATAAGATATTAACTACGTATCTTGTGGAGCGTCAGAAGTTTGGATAA
- a CDS encoding peptidoglycan-binding protein LysM has protein sequence MKNLLIISTLALGAFFFGTNNAAAQNNTATTTVNIILADVISIDAGSVAIGGEVAFNYVTAADYNTDTTVNVPNSLKVTSTKNFDIKVKADGANFTDGTNNIPVDVLTIKPVAGGTTTMTGTPANIVLTTSDQTLISNATLGSAVVLELDYLIPAARSSSTDILGKPAGTYTQTVTYTATAL, from the coding sequence ATGAAAAACCTACTAATTATTTCTACACTAGCTCTTGGAGCATTTTTCTTCGGAACTAACAACGCAGCAGCTCAAAACAATACTGCTACTACTACAGTAAACATTATCTTAGCAGATGTAATCTCAATCGACGCCGGCAGTGTTGCCATTGGCGGAGAAGTTGCTTTCAACTACGTTACAGCAGCAGACTATAACACAGATACTACTGTAAACGTTCCAAATAGTTTGAAAGTTACTTCTACAAAAAACTTTGATATTAAAGTAAAAGCTGACGGTGCTAACTTTACAGATGGAACAAACAACATTCCTGTGGATGTACTAACCATTAAGCCAGTTGCTGGCGGTACTACAACTATGACCGGAACACCGGCAAACATTGTCTTGACCACCTCGGACCAAACATTGATCAGCAACGCGACATTGGGAAGCGCAGTGGTTTTAGAGCTAGATTATTTAATTCCTGCTGCTAGATCTTCTTCTACGGACATTTTAGGAAAACCGGCAGGAACCTATACGCAAACAGTAACTTATACTGCTACTGCACTATAA
- a CDS encoding sensor histidine kinase, which produces MTKKELADEIERLKTQNELKTGWISLLTHDFKQAFGSLLWVIEAVESETISKDDFFKLLVQVRQDAKKNLQTITDTSEWLRTQINDFELKKTEIFALDLFIKLRKEFETKLKNKELSFQFKGDESLVFNSDTFLITYILSKFTDNAIKYSHKKSDIYFEAIKSDNSIVLSLIDHGTGMSATTQELLFTFEKPVFQGTENEIGAGLSLQIAKNFVNLVHGKVEIESAENAGTKISMILPLI; this is translated from the coding sequence ATGACCAAGAAAGAACTCGCTGATGAAATTGAGCGCCTAAAAACCCAAAATGAATTAAAAACAGGATGGATTTCATTGCTCACCCACGATTTTAAGCAAGCCTTTGGCAGTTTATTATGGGTTATCGAAGCCGTTGAAAGCGAAACAATAAGTAAAGACGATTTCTTTAAACTATTAGTGCAGGTACGGCAAGATGCCAAAAAAAATCTCCAAACAATAACAGATACCAGTGAATGGCTTAGAACACAAATAAATGATTTTGAGCTTAAAAAGACTGAGATTTTTGCGTTAGATTTATTTATTAAACTGAGAAAGGAATTTGAAACAAAACTTAAAAATAAGGAACTATCTTTTCAATTTAAAGGCGATGAGAGTTTAGTTTTTAATAGCGATACCTTCTTAATAACCTATATTTTATCAAAATTTACAGACAATGCCATAAAATATTCGCATAAAAAAAGTGATATTTATTTTGAGGCAATAAAATCAGACAATTCAATCGTTTTATCCCTTATAGACCACGGTACGGGCATGTCTGCCACCACCCAAGAACTGCTCTTTACATTTGAAAAACCTGTTTTTCAAGGTACTGAAAATGAAATTGGTGCAGGATTAAGTTTGCAGATTGCAAAAAATTTCGTAAACTTGGTGCATGGAAAAGTAGAGATTGAATCCGCTGAAAATGCGGGTACCAAAATTTCTATGATCCTGCCCCTAATCTAA
- a CDS encoding peptidoglycan-binding protein LysM, which translates to MKNLVIISTLALGAFFFGTNNAAAQNNTATTTVNITLADVISIDAGSIAIGGEVAFNYVTAADYNTDTTINVPNSLKVTSTKNFDIKVKADGANFTNGTNNIPVNVLTIKPVAGGTTTMTGTPANIVLTTSDQTLISNATLGSAVVLELDYLIPAARSSSTDILGKPAGTYTQTVTYTATAL; encoded by the coding sequence ATGAAAAACCTAGTAATTATTTCAACTTTAGCTCTTGGAGCTTTCTTTTTCGGAACCAACAACGCAGCAGCTCAAAACAATACCGCAACTACTACAGTGAACATTACCCTGGCAGATGTTATCTCAATCGATGCCGGCAGTATTGCCATTGGCGGAGAAGTTGCTTTCAACTACGTTACAGCAGCAGACTATAACACAGATACTACTATAAACGTTCCAAATAGTTTGAAAGTTACTTCTACAAAAAACTTTGATATTAAAGTAAAAGCTGACGGTGCTAACTTTACAAATGGAACAAACAACATTCCTGTGAATGTACTAACCATTAAGCCAGTTGCTGGCGGTACTACAACTATGACCGGAACACCGGCAAACATTGTCTTGACCACCTCGGACCAAACATTGATCAGCAACGCGACATTGGGAAGCGCAGTGGTTTTAGAGCTAGATTATTTAATTCCTGCTGCTAGATCTTCTTCTACGGACATTTTAGGAAAACCGGCAGGAACCTATACGCAAACAGTAACTTATACTGCTACTGCACTATAA
- a CDS encoding peptidoglycan-binding protein LysM: MKNYVLSFSSNKVIAVTAIVITFFFFGNSSMLAQQATTTINLVLADVLSIEPGSVADGGTVDFLYENVNDYNSEKTATINNSLIITFSKPFDLKVKANGATFENGSHHIPVDVLTIRKNESSQLTGSSAPVVLSTQDQVLISGADQGSKLNLDLDYIIPQARSTSSDILGKPAGIYSQKVTYTLTAI; this comes from the coding sequence ATGAAAAACTACGTGCTATCATTTTCATCCAATAAGGTAATCGCGGTTACGGCAATTGTTATTACGTTTTTTTTCTTTGGAAATAGTTCAATGTTAGCACAACAAGCTACTACTACAATAAACCTTGTACTGGCTGATGTACTCTCAATTGAACCCGGTAGTGTTGCCGATGGTGGCACTGTTGATTTTCTATATGAAAATGTAAATGATTACAATTCAGAAAAGACCGCTACGATAAACAACAGCTTAATTATTACATTTTCAAAACCTTTCGATTTAAAAGTAAAAGCAAACGGCGCTACTTTTGAAAATGGATCGCACCATATTCCGGTAGATGTACTAACTATTCGAAAGAATGAGAGTTCTCAATTAACCGGTTCTTCTGCTCCCGTAGTTTTATCTACCCAGGACCAAGTTTTAATTTCTGGTGCAGACCAAGGGAGCAAACTTAATTTAGATTTAGATTATATTATTCCACAAGCCAGATCTACCTCTTCAGATATACTTGGAAAACCAGCTGGCATTTATTCCCAAAAGGTTACCTACACCTTAACCGCCATTTAA
- a CDS encoding DUF5995 family protein, with translation MNTSDQVLAKMNQYVAEYKTAKDLRYVFLSCYNLMSANMVSAINNNEFHDTVWVNALLRRFADYYFNSLKCYDCGDVTSKVWEHAHKITCNKDVSQLQCLILGVNAHINYDLVLALSDLLKPEWESLSETQQRQRYEDHKHVNYVIASTIDRVQDEILEPLNPMLEWVDSLLGRMDEYLISRLITSWREDVWENTQMLLKIEDPDAREAFRIQLENSVLKRAAAICVF, from the coding sequence ATGAATACATCAGATCAAGTTTTAGCTAAAATGAATCAATACGTCGCTGAATACAAAACTGCCAAAGATTTGCGTTATGTGTTTTTAAGCTGTTATAATTTAATGAGTGCCAATATGGTGTCGGCAATTAATAACAATGAATTTCACGATACCGTTTGGGTGAATGCATTGCTTCGGCGTTTTGCAGATTATTACTTTAATTCATTAAAATGTTACGATTGCGGAGATGTAACTTCCAAAGTGTGGGAACACGCCCATAAGATTACGTGTAATAAGGATGTAAGTCAATTGCAGTGTTTAATACTTGGAGTGAATGCACATATAAATTACGATTTGGTGTTGGCCCTATCCGATCTTCTAAAACCCGAATGGGAATCGCTTTCCGAAACGCAACAAAGACAACGTTACGAAGATCACAAACATGTAAATTATGTAATTGCAAGTACAATAGATCGTGTACAGGATGAAATTCTAGAACCGCTAAACCCAATGCTTGAATGGGTAGATAGTTTGTTAGGCAGAATGGATGAGTATCTAATATCTAGGCTTATTACAAGCTGGCGCGAAGATGTTTGGGAAAACACGCAAATGCTACTTAAAATTGAAGATCCAGATGCCCGCGAAGCTTTTAGAATACAACTAGAAAATTCGGTTTTAAAGCGCGCTGCAGCCATTTGTGTATTTTAA
- the gldJ gene encoding gliding motility lipoprotein GldJ has translation MPRILLVFCIILSVSCSNKRDYKNSSRATGWKMIGRTGGSASNYNKTTKEQETGPGLVFVEGGTYTMGRVQDNPLGEWDNTPTQQHVMSFYIDESEVTNIMYLEYLDWLKRVFPPEIDNYKYILTSAIPDTLVWRNPLGFNESMVKNYLRHPAFSEYPVVGVSWVQAVNFCEWRTDRVNEKILEEMNFTARNARYNVTGDKLFSTHTYLQAPTLTYGGSDSILSGGKRASKLLKYRNDSTAIGAKNISLYLQQKDGAFLPAYRLPTEAEWEYAALGLTSIREYNTHKGRKKYPWDGQYTRSGKRQMRGDQLANFKNSKGDYGGIAGWSDDNADITAQVKSYPPNDLGIYDMAGNVAEWVADVYRPLIADEYNDFNYHRGNIYTKDSRNPDGSFNVVTPNTIIYDTLQTGKLIPRQLPGELVQIPVDENETYLRTNFSTSDNRNYIDGDLSSRRYGNKDSQEARPMYNAPVHTARIDSAGKVHRQYDKSSHRTTLINNEVRVFKGGSWRDREYWLDPAQRRFMPQYLATDYIGFRCAMSRVGAKAIAKKKPRN, from the coding sequence ATGCCCCGAATCCTACTTGTCTTTTGTATAATTCTCTCTGTTTCCTGTTCCAACAAACGCGATTATAAAAACAGTTCACGAGCCACAGGATGGAAAATGATTGGTCGCACGGGTGGGTCGGCTAGTAATTACAATAAAACTACCAAGGAGCAAGAAACAGGACCAGGTTTGGTTTTTGTTGAGGGCGGAACTTATACAATGGGCCGCGTTCAAGACAATCCGCTAGGCGAATGGGATAATACCCCTACTCAGCAACATGTAATGTCTTTTTATATAGATGAGTCTGAGGTTACCAATATTATGTATTTAGAATATTTGGATTGGTTAAAACGTGTTTTTCCACCAGAGATAGACAATTATAAATACATTCTCACCAGCGCTATTCCAGATACTTTGGTTTGGCGCAATCCACTTGGCTTCAACGAATCCATGGTTAAAAACTATTTACGTCATCCAGCGTTTTCTGAATATCCTGTAGTAGGGGTTAGCTGGGTTCAAGCTGTAAATTTTTGTGAATGGCGCACAGATAGAGTGAATGAAAAAATTCTGGAAGAAATGAATTTTACAGCACGTAATGCACGGTATAACGTAACTGGCGATAAACTATTTTCTACCCATACTTACCTTCAGGCACCCACCTTAACGTATGGCGGTAGCGACTCTATTTTAAGTGGTGGGAAACGAGCCAGTAAATTGCTAAAATACAGAAATGACAGTACTGCTATAGGTGCCAAAAATATAAGCTTGTATTTACAACAAAAAGATGGTGCATTTCTTCCAGCGTACCGACTACCAACAGAAGCGGAGTGGGAGTACGCGGCCTTGGGACTTACAAGTATCAGGGAATACAATACACACAAGGGACGAAAAAAATATCCTTGGGACGGACAATATACTAGATCGGGCAAGCGTCAAATGAGAGGCGATCAATTGGCTAATTTTAAAAATTCTAAAGGCGATTATGGTGGCATTGCTGGCTGGAGCGATGACAATGCCGATATTACGGCTCAAGTAAAAAGCTATCCTCCAAACGATTTGGGTATTTACGATATGGCTGGAAATGTTGCCGAATGGGTTGCAGATGTTTATCGACCCTTAATTGCCGATGAGTATAACGACTTTAACTACCACCGCGGAAATATATATACCAAAGATTCAAGAAATCCAGATGGTAGTTTTAATGTTGTAACGCCAAACACTATTATTTATGACACTTTACAAACTGGAAAGCTAATTCCCAGACAACTTCCGGGTGAGTTGGTTCAAATACCAGTAGATGAAAACGAAACGTATCTTAGAACAAACTTTTCTACCAGCGACAACCGAAATTATATCGATGGCGATTTAAGCTCAAGAAGATATGGAAATAAAGATTCCCAAGAAGCTCGTCCAATGTATAATGCGCCGGTACACACCGCAAGGATAGATAGTGCTGGAAAAGTACATAGGCAATACGATAAAAGTTCCCATAGAACCACTCTTATAAATAATGAAGTGCGCGTATTTAAAGGAGGTTCTTGGCGCGATCGTGAATATTGGTTAGATCCCGCTCAAAGGCGCTTTATGCCACAATATTTGGCTACAGACTATATAGGGTTTAGATGTGCAATGTCTAGAGTAGGTGCTAAGGCGATTGCTAAAAAGAAACCGCGAAATTAA
- a CDS encoding LuxR C-terminal-related transcriptional regulator, which yields MGADGFLNKHSTKDEIDQALYAMLEKGKFISEGIKDSIVSSSLNKDQQASPLESLSNRELEVASKLVEGLPLKELSNRLNLHSSTISTYKNRVFEKLKIQSIPDLVEVLKMYA from the coding sequence ATGGGCGCCGATGGATTTTTAAACAAGCACTCCACTAAGGACGAAATAGACCAAGCTCTATATGCAATGCTTGAAAAAGGAAAATTTATAAGCGAAGGAATAAAAGACTCAATTGTTTCTAGCTCCTTAAATAAAGATCAACAAGCATCGCCTTTAGAAAGCCTGTCTAATAGAGAACTTGAAGTTGCGAGTAAATTGGTAGAAGGCCTCCCTTTAAAGGAGCTTTCTAACCGCCTAAATTTACATTCTTCAACTATTAGCACCTATAAAAATCGGGTATTCGAAAAACTTAAGATACAGTCCATTCCCGATCTGGTAGAGGTTTTAAAGATGTATGCCTAA
- a CDS encoding response regulator, whose translation MLSNTRILVADDHGIVRMGLVQIIKQLRPHANLSEVEDYKSLSSLISREKFDLAILDVNMPNGTLQQAIDFIKLKQPDLKILIFSSQDEHVYGLR comes from the coding sequence ATGCTTTCGAACACTCGCATCTTAGTTGCGGATGATCATGGTATAGTGCGCATGGGGCTGGTGCAAATCATCAAACAGCTCCGGCCACACGCAAACTTATCAGAGGTAGAGGATTACAAATCGCTCTCGTCTCTCATCTCCCGCGAAAAATTTGATCTTGCTATTCTTGACGTAAATATGCCCAATGGCACCTTACAGCAAGCAATCGATTTTATTAAATTAAAACAGCCCGATTTAAAAATTCTCATTTTCTCCTCCCAGGATGAACATGTGTATGGGTTGCGCTAA